Proteins encoded in a region of the Triticum dicoccoides isolate Atlit2015 ecotype Zavitan chromosome 3A, WEW_v2.0, whole genome shotgun sequence genome:
- the LOC119271503 gene encoding uncharacterized protein LOC119271503 — MASIVLLLSELLGGAGSTSMLEANCYMGGHSLREFRPAAATGERAPTEPKLRGTTSTAAKDEEPSSLDLEDLSAVSRISVDVMWP; from the coding sequence ATGGCTTCGATCGTGCTGCTGCTGTCGGAGCTGCTCGGCGGCGCGGGGAGCACCAGCATGCTGGAGGCCAACTGCTACATGGGCGGCCACAGCCTGCGGGAATTCCGGCCCGCGGCGGCCACGGGCGAGCGGGCGCCCACGGAGCCGAAGCTGCGGGGAACAACCTCAACGGCGGCGAAGGATGAGGAGCCGTCGTCGTTGGACCTGGAGGATCTCTCCGCCGTGTCCAGGATATCGGTGGACGTGATGTGGCCCTGA
- the LOC119267935 gene encoding uncharacterized isomerase BH0283-like yields MCKKAIRYAVVDAFATEPFKGNPAAVCLLDDDNAADERWMQSVATEFNLSETAFLVRDLSRPASAAPLFHLRWFTPVTEVDLCGHATLASAHFLFTAVLPEHGMIEFTTKSGILTAKKVPAPGGAGEAHGKLFIELNFPMIDFLDCNEMPSIPETLNGAPVVSVHKSAADGDLIVELSSAKEVADILPNIEEIKKLSCGGIMVTGPAPAGSGYDFFTRLFCPKFGMDEDPVTGSIHCVLGPFWGRKLGKQKLTAFQASPRGGTLYLELDDANRRVKIQGETVTVMSGTLLV; encoded by the exons ATGTGCAAGAAAGCCATCCGATACGCCGTG GTGGACGCCTTCGCGACCGAGCCGTTCAAGGGCAACCCCGCCGCGGTGTGCCTCCTCGACGACGACAACGCCGCGGACGAGCGGTGGATGCAGTCCGTCGCCACCGAGTTCAACCTCTCCGAGACCGCCTTCCTCGTCCGCGACTTGTCCCGGCCCGCCAGCGCCGCGCCGCTCTTCCACCTTCGATGGTTCACCCCCGTCACCGAG GTCGACCTGTGTGGGCACGCGACGTTGGCCTCCGCCCACTTCCTCTTCACGGCCGTTCTGCCGGAGCATGGCATGATCGAGTTCACGACCAAATCCGGCATCCTGACTGCGAAGAAAGTTCCTGCGCCAGGGGGCGCAGGCGAGGCCCACGGGAAGCTGTTTATTGAGCTGAATTTCCCCATGATTGATTTCCTGGACTGCAACGAGATGCCGTCGATTCCAGAGACCCTAAACGGCGCACCAGTGGTCAGTGTTCACAAATCGGCGGCCGACGGTGATCTCATT GTGGAACTTTCTTCAGCAAAAGAGGTTGCCGACATCCTTCCTAACATCGAAGAAATTAAGAAGTTGTCATGTGGTGGTATCATGGTTACAGGACCGGCACCTGCTGGATCTGGTTATGACTTCTTCACACGTTTATTCTGCCCGAAATTTGGGATGGATGAG GACCCTGTTACTGGCAGTATACATTGTGTATTGGGACCCTTTTGGGGTAGAAAGCTTGGGAAGCAAAAACTGACGGCATTTCAA GCATCTCCAAGGGGTGGAACGCTATACCTGGAACTGGATGACGCAAATCGGCGAGTGAAAATCCAAGGAGAAACCGTTACTGTCATGTCCGGGACACTCCTGGTGTAA